The Daphnia pulex isolate KAP4 chromosome 7, ASM2113471v1 genome includes the window GACTTTCGACTAATAACGTTGAGTTGGGATTCACTTGGGAATTCTCCCGAGTTTGCTCTGACCTGTCACATTTCATAATTCAgtctcatttatttattcctacATATTTACACGAATCATAAATTTGGGTAACCAACCAGAAAGGCAGAAATGATTTGtctgaaataaattcaattccgtTCTTTTTCTGTCAATTTCCAATCAAAACTAGTCTGTCAAAATCTCTTATGTGGTGTGGTCcgattgaatttaaattttcaattctttaaaaattaaaattgcaatgatttaataaattttaatttctttctcactttgtgtctttttttcttgattagaaaCTGAATTTAATTTGAACCACTTTGTCGAATTTGGAATTTCCCGGGTTAAGCAAAATATCACAcctagcagacgaaaaaataaacaaaacacaaatggATTTGGTCGAGGGAAAGTTGTGGATCGGTAATTGAGTTTCCGCCTCATCTCAATCGAATTTTTTCAGTCATCCGTGATTCGTTTTAAAATCTCGTTATACTTAATTGTCATCTAGGGGGTTTGTCTGCAGCTCTGGATGGCAAGCTACTACACGATCAAGAAATCGTTGCTATCGTAACTGTTGATATTAAACCTCTGCCCCCTAACGGGAATCTCGATTACCTATTTATCCCGGGTAAATATTTGAtatgtttgattgattttttctacTGTGTACTATATACTTCTCTGGTCTTGGGTTTCAGCTCATGATGTCTGTGAACAGGATTTACTTGGCTGTTTTCGTTCAGTCTTTGAGTTCATTGAGAAGGGAATTAAGCATGGTGGTGTCCTCGTTCACTGGTATTATGACTTCTTcaactttcaaaaatgtttttaatggGCCTTAAGCCAAGACATGTGTATGTTTCATAGTTTTCATGGAGTGTCAAGGAGTGCAGCCCTAGTCATCAGCTACCTTCAGAATAAGCACAACATTTCAACTGATGAAGCACTGGCAAGGTTGGATTTAGTTTCTATTAAACAATCTTTAGACCAGGCAATCTTACAAAGCCTTAATAAATAACATTCTGCTTTATAGACTTCAGGCAGTAAGGCCTTCAGTCATGCCTAATGAAGGTTTCATGGCACAGCTCAGGCTTTATAGATTACTCCTACAATTGGACAAGATGGATTCCACGGTCATGAAGTGGTATAATTTACAGAGAACCACCAAAACACACACTCATCGTAAGAAGAGGTTTCCATAAATTATGTCCATGTCAAATAACTAAAACATTAATTTCTTCAGGCCCAGATATATTCCCAGTGGTGCCTTCCCATGCAAGATCATCATCTGCTTTAAAATGCAGAACTTGCAGGTGAAGTATTCAGTATCatcatttgttattcattcatttgaattattgATCCATTTCTCAGGCATGTTCTGGCTCACGGAGAAGATATCTTGCATCACAAACCTGGAGAAGAAGCTGACTGGAAAGATCTTTCTTGGGTTCAGTTTGCTCTTTCGGATAACGCCAGAACAGAATCGTGTCGTCAAGCCTTTTTTGTCATACCACCAACTTGGATCAATGCAATCAATGCGCCACAGGGGAAGCTCAACTGTCCGAAATGTCGGAGCAAACTCGGGGCATTCAGCTGGAACCAAAGTCTCAAATGTCCTTGCGCCGCTTCATTCCAACCCGCTTTCTATTTCACACCGTCAAGAGTCGATTTCATCGTCAACAAGTGAGTTGCAATAAActttatttgaaattccccAAAACACGTAACCCTGGTTTTTAAAGTAGAAGGAATGATGTGTTATAAGACACAGTGAAGCGCTACAGCTGGCTGGCTGCGCTTTTATCGAGGATCCAAAGCAATTCCAGCGGCTTGACACGGTTAGCCGGCAAGTCTTCTTTATCCTTTAACAAGCGCTGCAAAAGTAACGtacaaattaatttaaggGTGAAAAAAGACGAACCAATCAATTTATTAGATGTACATACCTTAACCAAGTCTGCTTTTCCAGCCCCAGCGAAAGCGAAGGCTGCGCAAAGAGCGTTGTTTATGATTGGATAGGTTAGCGTGACACGGCACGGCGGTGGCTTGGGTGAATCCTCAATTGAAGTCACCCACCTATCCGTTACATCCAATAGCGGATGACCTAAATTGATTAGCACACGTCAGAATCAATGTCTAAGCATCGACCcatcgtaaaaagaaattggatgaaatatatatattatataccaACCTGGGAAAAGAGAGCAAGTGTGGCCATCTGGGCCTGCTCCAACGagtagaaaatcaaatttcggtAAACCTACGACATCGGGGTACAGAGCTTTTAGCTTGCGTTCATAATCTTCGGCAGCGTCCTTTGCTATACAAGAAATGCCACGTCATCAAACAGTTGGGTctaatttagattttgttaATGATACCAGACAATGAAGGATCGATAACGACGAAATTTTCATCAGTAAGAGGGATTTTAGAGAAtaattggtttttgtagacacTAAATGTACATTCGGCGTCGTCAAATGGTACGATTCGTTCATCACAGAAAATGAACTTCCATTTAGTCCAGTCTGATGTAATCATAGGCAAGCCTTTGCAGAAAAATGTGCAAGCTGAACCTCCTGTTAATTAAGATGGATTATGtaattatgttttgtttttatggcaTCCCAATTATTTACATCTTTATTTTGGAATAACTTGTCATAGGTAATGAGACCCACCTGATAAGCCGATAACGAAACGATCTCGCTCAGCAATGGCTGCCTTGGATTTCTCCTCGACAAAGTGAACCAGTGCGTGAACGACTTGTTCCTCTGAATcaactatttcaattttttccatgTTGCTACTTGATTCTGCGTTTAAATTAACGTATGAAGATCCGCGTTGATTGCCGGCAACACTTTGACACTCCCTGCAGTAGCAGAAGACACGAGATAACCACGAGGCAGACGACATATCAAACTTGCACCAAgtgtgtttgttattttttgagtTGCCCTGGAAAAGTTTCTAAAAGTTTGGTTAGAATAGGATAATTAGAGCGTGAAAGTATGGCTGTTTCCACGTCAGTTGCAACGATAAGGGAGGCCTGGTTTCAATTGAATGGTGTCATGTGTATTTACAAACCTACCAAAATTTCATGGAAGCAGTTAAGAAACACGCTCGCATTCAACATCTGCCGAGGTATCTACCGAAAGTCTTTAGTTGATAAAAACGTTGACATTAATATaatgtttatttatattttagatATTAATCAACTCGAAGAGACTCCACCAAGAAAATTTGTAAACATTGAATCTATTACACCCGATAATCAACTTGATGGAGAACTCGTTGCACCTACCAGTTATGGGgtaaccacaacaacaaatcttACTGATCACAAGCTTGTTAGAGGACCAGCAATACAGTTAGATGACATCAGATTATTTCATGCAAACAGAACAGGATACAATACTTCTGGGGTGCTTGGTAGGCAtgcataaaacaattttaagtTTATTCAAATACTGAAATTCATCATTATTTCAGTGGTGGGACTCAACAAAGGTAACCGGTATATTGACAAGTTGAATCTCAGTAGACCTACTAGTGTCTACCAAGTAAAAGGTGAATTTGGCATAGCCACTGATACCCATTGGGATGACGGCAAGGTTTGGGAAAAAGCTACTTATGCACATCTATCCAAAGGCAGTATAGATAGGGTGATGGCCTCAATTCAAGCATCTAATCAGAAGAGTTTATTCCAGTAAGAAATTTTGGTCTTTTACTAGAATCTCAATCTAACCTTGTGTAATATCCTACAGGTACTGTGGAGTAGATCCTAACAGTCAAACAGCTTATGAGCTTGCCAGTACAGGTTTACTTCGACCAGCTGTTAAAGGACCTACTGTTGTGTATGGAATTAGATGTATCCATTTTGAACCTCCAAATTTTACACTGGgtaattcaattcattaaaacGTTGATTGTTGTGTCGCATAGCTTGATGATATTTTGTCTTGTTAGAAATCCATTGCATAAACGAAAACGAAGAATACTTTGCAATTATGATCCATGACTTGGGTCTAACACTGAAGACAACCGCCGTGTGCAAACAGATACGTTGCATCCGCTACGGATGTTTTACTGTGGAAGACGCGTTACTCAGAAAACATTGGTCACTTAAGTACCTTCCGGATCATATGAGTTTGTGCCATACGAAACTTAAAACTCTTCCACGTCCAACACCACAACTGTCCGTTTACGAGCAGCCATCGTCaagtcaaattgaaaaatgttgaaaaattacGTAATCTATGACCTTATATTAACGAGTACGCGTGGAATATAACAGcccaagaaaaatacaacGTAAAAGTAGTGTTATAAACTTATAATAGTAATCAGTACTTTACAGATAATGAAGGCCGAGAGCAGTTTCATAGCGCTCCTCTAATAGAGAATCCGTACTGTAAACATGGAAGAAAAACGCCATTCCCagatttttgaattcattataAGGAAAATTCACTAATCGGAGACCTATTAGATGATGGACTGTCTTCGGATGATTCGCTCATTTCTCTTAGTCCGAGAATTCGACGGACCTCAGAGCCCACCGATGGAGAATCTTTGAGTTGTATGAATATTCCTTCCGCCTTGGCTAAAGCTTCTTCCAGGTCAATGTACAATGCCAGATCGTTCACATGCTGTCAACAAAAACACATTAGAAGGtacgaaatttgaaaaacaaattgtaattGTCCTGGTACCTTGAGAATTTCAGTAAATCCGAAGCGATTTTCTAAAATTGTGTTTCTTTGACTATCCAAAATACTGAGAGCAACCAGCAAGTGAAAGTTGGTAGCTGAAAGTGACTCTTCGTCGCCGTGGAACGGTCCATCCGTCCAAAAGACTTCCCATAAGCGCAAGATTTGGGGGTAATTAAACTCACGCTTGAACAGGACCAAAAGCCAGCGAaagcagaaaaacaaattgccaGAATCGCGAGTGTCAAGATAGGAAGCCAAGTGCGGATCAACAGCTTGTACAAGCATTCGGAGCTGACTCAATTGACGTTTAATGCCAGCCTGGTCTAGGTGAAAGTTTAAACTCTGCATggagagaattttttaaagcttaAACCTGAGAGCTGCCTGTTATTAGAACTTCGAAGAGCTATAGCACTTACTACACGCTCCATGTACGCCGAAAAACACCAAAAGGCATCCACCTCGTCGTCTAAAACGAAGAGAAGTGGAGCAAGCAAATCACTCATACCCTGTTAccaaaaataatcattaaaaaatgatttcctcATGCCAAAATATTACATTTACCTGGACATATCCGAGGTCGAAATCATACAAACAATAGGTCATCAGGACATCACGAAGAGTAGAAACATTTGTATTGTTTTCGCCGGCATAGTAAGAAATGGTCCGGTCTGTTCGGTTGACATCTTTTTCTACAAGTATTTCGATGCGTTAAAATACGACTAAGAATTCCAATGTGTTTGCATGATAATTACCGATCAAATCTTTTCGTTGCTTGAAGGAGGCGAAACGGGATTCTTGGAGAGCAGAAAGTGAACGCCACTGAAGCTTCATACGAAAGTATTCCTCGACTTTCTTGTCGCgtaactcttttctttcgaccTGACTCGTGTGCCAGGGATAGTAGCCTAGAAGAAACTTCCACACTTCACTACGGATAGATGGCTCGATCCCCTAAGGCATTTactagaattatttttaattcaaataataatgcatTTGATTTTACTTACCCCCCGAAATATTTTGATGCGGATTTCTTGGGATTTCTCGATTCTCCCTTCTTCATCGAAATAAGTTTGCCATTCGATTTCAGTTAAGGGTTGTCCTCGATTAACTCTTGGTCTCGGGATAAGGTCTGCCACTGGCGGTTGAATTACTTCGTAACTGGAATTGttttaaagctttttttttagtacatttaataattaattgaaaatgaatacgGTGTACCCTTCAACTGACGAATCTGAGCTGCCCACTAGCATTGTGCTTTCGTCAGCATCATTACTACTCGCAATTGGAACTCTTTGGGCTGTAGTCGTGGGCTCGTCTAGTGTTAAACTTTTCTGAAGTAACTCTGCAATATCTTCATTGGCCTTCACCTCTTCGTGGACTAGAAAACAAGTAAACCGTTCAATTTATATTAAACAATAACTTTTAAGAATATAAGTACTTACGTAAGTAGTCTGATATTTTCGAAAAAGCAGTCATGGTTGCAGTGTAGGGATCTCTCTTTAAGTCATTAACGAATCTCCAAGCTCCAACACCGATCTGACCCAATTGACCTGAATTTTGCAACATAATAGTTTAACTTTGTTTAGAGACTCGTTGTTGTGGAAAtctaaaagggggaaaatacCTAATCTAGCATATCCGGCTGAATGCATAGCTGGGTTTCGGTCAGGGAAAAGGCGCAGCTCAGCTAACGATCGCTCGTATGGATCTCTTCTTAATTTAGGGGTCTTGGGTTCACACAAAATCATCGAGTCATCATGGCAAGATCTAGCAATTAATGGTAATATAACTATAATATACTTGGGGTTGGAAGCTTATTAACTGTACCGTTTTAACACTAAATGTTGAGTAAGAGCATCAAGAAGACCATGAGTTGATCCACCCGGAAAAATAAGGTTAGAATATGTAGTTCCATCAGTTTGCACAAATGTTACACTGCACGTCCGACCAGGATCAGCCTTTGCCCCACTTGTGTGCCTTCTAGGTTGTCCTAAAATCAATACATAgttatgaataaaataaaataattaaaaaataagaatacaaGTACCACTGCTGTCAGAAATAGGAGATAAACAAATGCATTTCAAATCTTCAACTTCAAAACGAATAGGTCTTCCAGTACCATTGCTATGATAACCAACTGAACCTTGATTAGGATTAATTACTGTCCAATCAGTGTCTGTAGAGCCAGAGTATGGTAGACCTGCACTATTTTCTTCACTTAACCATAACATATATATCCCCGTTTTctgaatgaatgaatattaCATGAGTTATATGTCAGAACATAAATtggatctaaaaaaaagaaacctctTTAACAATGCGCAGTTTTCCCAGATGAAGATTAGAGTTGTCACCACTGATTCCCTTGGTAGTCAACAAAACTCCGTCTTGTTCGTAGAGGAGGAACTGGAAAGAGGcgtaataaagaaaattcattcatttattcacTGAATCATAACGAAAGTAACAAGAAAGTAAGCTTACCGATCCTCCAGCTTCTGAGTTATCCATAAAAATGTTCGGGGCGAACTTTTTTTACGATGGAATCCAGattgaaaaacttttgatgACTCAACGTGACGCAAGAGAAATGGTAAACAATGTGAATTCTGATTATTTCTGAAACGACATTGAAAAAGCGACTTTTTGTTCgagaaaatggcaacgctgtaatttaaaatcatAACACTTTCCCTCGTTTTTCATTCTATCCATTTTGGCGCTTTTCCTCGTCTCGTCGATCAGAGCACTCAGCAGTCTGTGGAGTGAACGTCTGAAGAGATTAAATATTAGTTTGGGTAATAATACAAGTATTCCCCTCGATAATTGTTTTCTCATTATGAAACTGATTACGTTTTCTCTAATGCTATGTAATGCTtgtgttattgttttattactcTATGTGTTTGTTGCTTGCAGGTTACTTGTGTATTGAACACTGGTTTTTGCCCATGgtacaaatttatttaaatatgcaGGAAGAAATGTAACAAGGGCTAAGACTCCCATctgtagtagcagcagcagttgacaGTGAAAGTTAATAATGGAGGAGGAACTCATCGTCTCAACTATCCAAAAGTTTGGAACCACATGTCTGAGTAAGTGGAAATTGATTTACTACATGCTACCTACTTAAATTTGTCACATATGTTGTCTATGCGTGATGTGAAGCTTGAAATATCTTGTAAATTCTTTCCTCAGTCAAACTGGAGCTAGTGATATAGTTACTTAACTTAATCgacaattattaaaatttttatggaAGCTAGAGCCCAGAGGATATCATTCAAAACTATTTAGATTAGCATCTCACAGCAATTTAGCGTGAccgaactgttttttttttatacaacgACTTGTTATACTTAATGGTAAAAGCAAGCACTGTACTAGAATCCTGAGGTGGCCGTCGAAAATTTGTTCCTCAGACCTTTGACGATTTCGGCTTCTGTTGTTGACTTTTCAATTCGAAGAATTACACACAATTTTGCAATATCCTTCATTGGTAGCTGCCAAACCTGCCATAAAGCTGCGTTAGTATTCGACTTAAAAAGTAACAACGATTCAAGGTTTTAAAGTAGCCTAGTACCAGCCAGCTGTTTCGTGAATTCTGCCTTCGTAATCACGAAATCTTGCTTAAGTACCGCTacatctaattaaaaaaaaagttccttcaGTAATTTTGCAGGCATTCACGCTGTTTTCATGTGGTTACGTAccatccaatttttttgtcgCGTTCACCCAATCTTGTCTGATTACTGCCAGATCTAATCAAAGTTGTACGAATATTAGGATATAACCATTCCATTACTATTTAAACGGCCGTACCgtcaaattgttttgtgtAATCCGATTTCATTTCGTTCACAAAAGATTGTTTAGCTACTGCCAAATCTAAtgaaaattcagattttttccactttgaaatctagcttttttattttcaaattattacaacAGTAccatcaaatgtttttgtatAATCCGCTTTCATAGCGCTCACCAAGTCTTGCTGAGTTGCCGCCatatctaaaacaaaatcgttactgttattattatcattttttcattggaataatTTTGCGAAATAGGTTACCGTCCAATTGTTTTGTGTAATCTGCTTTCATGGCGTCCACTAATTCTTGATGAGCTACAGCCAAATCTAATAATGGATCGTTAGTCTTTTCCCGCACGATTATATGGCTagacattttaaatattaccgTCCAACTGTCTTGCGTAATCTGCTTTCGTGCTTGTCAAATCTTGCTTGAGAACTGCaaaatctattaaaacatttatcgCTAACTCCAATAAGAATACCACTCTTAATATTGAAAAGATTACCATCCagttgttttaaatattctgCTTTAGCGCCCACTAAATCCTTCCAAGTAGCTGccaaatgtaataaaaatattcttccTAGGTTATTTACGTTCAAAACATGATAATCTGTTGAAGTATATTACCATCTAATTCCTTCGTAGTATTCATCGCACTTTGCTTGATTATTGCCAAATCTGCTCGgaatatttcattaaaattagAGTGTTAACTTTTACGCCTAGAATATTGAAATATTGCCTGTCAGCTGTTTTGCATAATCCGATTTAGTTTTCATCCAATCTTGCTTTATCGCCGCCATAACTAATAAAATTCTCTCAATTATTTTTGGACGAATAGCCATTTTAAAGGTTTAGGAAATGTTAGAATATTTACCCTCCGATTGTTTTGCGTACGCCAATTGAGCGTTCATATAAGCTTCTTGCGTTGCTGCAAATGTTGTGAAAAATTATAGGAAATGTGTTTCGAATTTTAAACAATCAGCTATTACCGTCCAGTCGTTTTGTTGCGTTTATCAAATCAGCCTTTATTGCTGTCATGTCTAATCAcccaaaattgattttaaaacttGGAATGTTGATCTTAAAATTATATTACCACTCAATTTAGTTGAGTAATCCACTTTTGCGATCACCAATCCCTGCTTAATTATCGCCATAtctaagcaaacaaaaatgtttgtaaaACTTAatacaacacatttttaaactGCTGAATGCTACCCTCCGATTGCTTCGTGTAATCCGCTTTTGCGCTCgttaaacttttttgaattGCTGAAATGACAATATTCCgttctatttcaaaatttgaaatccagggagataaaaaaaaatattttaccatccAGTTGTTTCGTGGCGCTCATCAAATCTCGCTTAATTACTGCCAAAtctatttcaaaatgtttttgatgaaAGTAAAGTCGCTTAAAATATTGATGTATTACCATCCTGTTGTTTGGTGTAATTCGCAATAGCTCTCTGTAAATGATGTTGAGTTACTACCGAATTTTATCAAGAACTTATTAGTGACGACTTTTAAGAAAACTgcagaaaaattttaactttaccATCCCACTCTTTTGAAAAGTTTGATTTTGCGCTCAACaaatcttgttttatttctgcAAAACCTATCGGAACATTTGTTATTATGTGAAATCTATTACATACTCTCCACAAAGATATTACCATTCAATTGGTCGTCATATCCCTTCTTGGCCTTTTCTAAATGCCCAAGGGTTTCTGCAAATAAGATGAGAGGTTTCCTATTGTTTACTCAAACAGTGAAACAAATAAGACGTTACTTACCACCCAGATGTTTAGTTCCGCTTATCAAATCTTGTTTGAGTATTTCCAAACCTATTATCGAcgtgcaataaaaaaaaaatgattaacgATTTCCAATACTGATGATTCAACTGTAGAAAGGTTACCGTGCAATTGATTCGTGTAATTGGTTTTTGTGctcatcatttctcttttgatcGCTGAAATTGCtgagaaaataattatgttaGGCCAATTGTAAATGAAGTCTACTACAATTATGACATCTCACCATCGGATTCCTTTTTATAACCTACTCTAGCGGTTATCAAATCTTTCTGCGTTGctgatatttatttaaaatcgaAATTATTAGCGTCCGTTCTATCAAAATCGATCAAATTTATTACCATCTAATTGTTTTGTGACGTTCATCAAATCCTGCTTGATTACTGAAATGTCTAGGGAAGGTAGAAACATTTTATGGCAACGCTTAAACACCGTAGAGGAAAAGTTAGATTATTTACCTTCCAACTGTTTCGTATAGTCCAATTTGGTATTCTTCAAATCTTGCTTAATGGCTGAGTAATCTATTGaaaatgtgatgaattttaaagaaatattaacaTGTTAAATCACAAATACTTACCGGTTAATTGTTTTGCATAATCAGCTTTAGCACTCAACAAATCTTGCCTAATTAGTGTCACATCTAATAATTTTCATCGCATTTTACTTTCCCAATTTATTCaatataattaaattattttactaatTCCAATATTACCATCCAGTTGTTTGATGAAATTCGATTTGGTGCTTATCAACTCTTGCTTAATCACTGAAATTTCTAAGAAAATTACGCTATTAACTTCAGTAGTAGGCTGGTAGTAGGCTACAAAAAATCAGGCTGTTGGAAATTACCATCAAACTGTTTTTTGTATTCCATCTTAGCGGCTGTCAAATCTTGTTGGGTGGCTGTAAAATGTATTCGAAACTTTTGTTGTAtccacttaaaaaaattattttcacctttttgaaatatgttACCATCCAATTGTCGAGTGGCATTCACTACGCCTTGCTTGATTACTGAAATATCTAGTTAAAAAtttgggagatatttaaaatatcaaaGCCGATTAAATTGTCAAAGAGAATTACCAATCAATTGCTTTTCATAGTCAGTCTTGGTGCTCagcaaattctttttgattgcCGCCATatctaataaaatgttgaagtattaataaaaaatcaacaactgttgcaaaatatttaaaccGCCGACATATGTATGTACCGTCAAATTCTTTGGCATAATCCGATTTGGTACTCGCCAGTTGTTGTCGAGTTTCTGCCAAATCTAAACGGAGTGCCATAAGCAATTGCTACTAATACAATAgccattaaaaaattaccctCTAATTGTTTTGCGTAATCCGATTTTGCGTTCACCAAGTCCTGCTTCATTGCTGCCCATTCTAATTCCGAATAGTATTAGCgtctacttaaaaaaataatcaatgcAAATATTACCATCCATTTGTTTTGCGTAATCCGCCTTCATGGCGCTGACTAAATCCTGTTGAGTCGCTGTCAAatctaaatcaaatttcccTTGGCTCTTATATGCATCAAAATGTAACTTTTGACAACATCAGTTTACCTTCAAACtgcttttttgtgtttatgaGATCTTGCTTGATAGTGGTTATGTCTAATCAGATTTTGTATTAGTAAAACAGTTCCAAAACTCACCAAGCTATCTGAACAGTACCTTCAAATTGTTTAGTGAATTCCTCCTTGGTGCTGACCAGTTCTTGCTTAATAACCTCAATATCTAATCGAAAATGCAATTGGTAATCATATCAAAAGTAGTCTCGAACCATTATTGAACCATTACCGTCTAATTGTTTTGAGTAATCCGTCCTGGCACTCACCAAATCTTGTTTAATATCCGTTAAACCTTCAGAagtttctgaaaaataaaattatacgGATTaacttaacttttaaaatgcaattaatttttttcacaatagACAAGCTTGCCTTTTACACTCGTCTTTAAATTCACAACTTCCGTCATCGTTTCAGCTAGGatatgaaatgatttttctaagCGTTGGGAAGTATTATTCAACTGCAGAGTAGTCTCTGAAAATCGCaaccaaatttaatttttcgcaTTAGTTAAGGTTAATCTTAATAATGTACCCTGTAAGTTCTTTGCTAATGTCTCTGTGGTTTGTTCTAGTTTTTCGAATCGCGTCGATGTCCGTCGAAAAAGGATATTTCGCCCCATCCTCACAGCCAGGTCGTCGGAGTCCACTTCTGCACGACGATTACTACTCCAATCGTCCGCCAACTGGGCCGATACGACACAGGCCAGCGCCAGAACTACGGCGACAAACTGAAATGGGATGATGCAAATGGTAAGTGACACATTTCTCTCCCTAATTCATTCACGAATAATTAAGGCGGACGTCAACTTACTGAAAACTTCATGTTGCTCCGACTCGGATGTAGACTGAATAATGTCCTGGCCATCAAACCTTTTATAGTCTACTTATCCTGTTTGACGTTTGTTATCAGCTTATTCGTGAGGGCAAGTTCGTATACTTCCTaggaatttcaattaaacCCAATCGAGTGCGCACCATTGATTGGGATAAGTGTACATGTGTGTACACATACTCTTGAATCGCCCAGGCCATTGTCCTTGGATGACCGTAAATATGCAGCTTAACTAGTTAGTCTCACAATTCGAATTTGCGGGGATTGGCTATTACCGTTATTATGCTCGAATGAATTACCTGTTTCCATTTCGTGCGGTTTCAAAAGTATAAACTCgtttgtttgactttttttttttttaataagctTTGGTTTTAGTGGATTCACAGAGCGTAAGACCACTTCTTATCGACACGTTTTAGTTTTTTCGAGATCCATTTGAACGGAATGGAGAATCCAGGCGATCAAGTCGTTAGCTCATAAATAATTCTCCACTGAATAGAAAACCAAGTA containing:
- the LOC124197166 gene encoding early endosome antigen 1-like isoform X3 — its product is MARTLFSLHPSRSNMKFSFVAVVLALACVVSAQLADDWSSNRRAEVDSDDLAVRMGRNILFRRTSTRFEKLEQTTETLAKNLQETTLQLNNTSQRLEKSFHILAETMTEVVNLKTSVKETSEGLTDIKQDLVSARTDYSKQLDDIEVIKQELVSTKEEFTKQFEDITTIKQDLINTKKQFEDLTATQQDLVSAMKADYAKQMDAMKQDLVNAKSDYAKQLEDLAETRQQLASTKSDYAKEFDDMAAIKKNLLSTKTDYEKQLIDISVIKQGVVNATRQLDATQQDLTAAKMEYKKQFDEISVIKQELISTKSNFIKQLDDVTLIRQDLLSAKADYAKQLTDYSAIKQDLKNTKLDYTKQLEDISVIKQDLMNVTKQLDATQKDLITARVGYKKESDAISAIKREMMSTKTNYTNQLHGLEILKQDLISGTKHLGETLGHLEKAKKGYDDQLNGFAEIKQDLLSAKSNFSKEWDVTQHHLQRAIANYTKQQDDLAVIKRDLMSATKQLDAIQKSLTSAKADYTKQSEDMAIIKQGLVIAKVDYSTKLSDMTAIKADLINATKRLDATQEAYMNAQLAYAKQSEVMAAIKQDWMKTKSDYAKQLTDLAIIKQSAMNTTKELDATWKDLVGAKAEYLKQLDAINVLIDFAVLKQDLTSTKADYARQLDDLAVAHQELVDAMKADYTKQLDDMAATQQDLVSAMKADYTKTFDDLAVAKQSFVNEMKSDYTKQFDDLAVIRQDWVNATKKLDDVAVLKQDFVITKAEFTKQLAGLAATNEGYCKIVCNSSN
- the LOC124197166 gene encoding nucleoporin nup211-like isoform X7, encoding MARTLFSLHPSRSNMKFSFVAVVLALACVVSAQLADDWSSNRRAEVDSDDLAVRMGRNILFRRTSTRFEKLEQTTETLAKNLQETTLQLNNTSQRLEKSFHILAETMTEVVNLKTSVKETSEGLTDIKQDLVSARTDYSKQLDDIEVIKQELVSTKEEFTKQFEDITTIKQDLINTKKQFEDLTATQQDLVSAMKADYAKQMDAMKQDLVNAKSDYAKQLEDMAAIKKNLLSTKTDYEKQLIDISVIKQGVVNATRQLDATQQDLTAAKMEYKKQFDEISVIKQELISTKSNFIKQLDDVTLIRQDLLSAKADYAKQLTDYSAIKQDLKNTKLDYTKQLEDISVIKQDLMNVTKQLDATQKDLITARVGYKKESDAISAIKREMMSTKTNYTNQLHGLEILKQDLISGTKHLGETLGHLEKAKKGYDDQLNGFAEIKQDLLSAKSNFSKEWDVTQHHLQRAIANYTKQQDDLAVIKRDLMSATKQLDAIQKSLTSAKADYTKQSEDMAIIKQGLVIAKVDYSTKLSDMTAIKADLINATKRLDATQEAYMNAQLAYAKQSEVMAAIKQDWMKTKSDYAKQLTDLAIIKQSAMNTTKELDATWKDLVGAKAEYLKQLDAINVLIDFAVLKQDLTSTKADYARQLDDLAVAHQELVDAMKADYTKQLDDMAATQQDLVSAMKADYTKTFDDLAVAKQSFVNEMKSDYTKQFDDLAVIRQDWVNATKKLDDVAVLKQDFVITKAEFTKQLAGLAATNEGYCKIVCNSSN
- the LOC124197166 gene encoding nucleoporin nup211-like isoform X8, with product MARTLFSLHPSRSNMKFSFVAVVLALACVVSAQLADDWSSNRRAEVDSDDLAVRMGRNILFRRTSTRFEKLEQTTETLAKNLQETTLQLNNTSQRLEKSFHILAETMTEVVNLKTSVKETSEGLTDIKQDLVSARTDYSKQLDDIEVIKQELVSTKEEFTKQFEDITTIKQDLINTKKQFEDLTATQQDLVSAMKADYAKQMDEWAAMKQDLVNAKSDYAKQLEDMAAIKKNLLSTKTDYEKQLIDISVIKQGVVNATRQLDATQQDLTAAKMEYKKQFDVIKQELISTKSNFIKQLDDVTLIRQDLLSAKADYAKQLTDYSAIKQDLKNTKLDYTKQLEDISVIKQDLMNVTKQLDATQKDLITARVGYKKESDAISAIKREMMSTKTNYTNQLHGLEILKQDLISGTKHLGETLGHLEKAKKGYDDQLNGFAEIKQDLLSAKSNFSKEWDVTQHHLQRAIANYTKQQDDLAVIKRDLMSATKQLDAIQKSLTSAKADYTKQSEDMAIIKQGLVIAKVDYSTKLSDMTAIKADLINATKRLDATQEAYMNAQLAYAKQSEVMAAIKQDWMKTKSDYAKQLTDLAIIKQSAMNTTKELDATWKDLVGAKAEYLKQLDDFAVLKQDLTSTKADYARQLDDLAVAHQELVDAMKADYTKQLDDMAATQQDLVSAMKADYTKTFDDLAVAKQSFVNEMKSDYTKQFDDLAVIRQDWVNATKKLDDVAVLKQDFVITKAEFTKQLAGLAATNEGYCKIVCNSSN